From a single Pelmatolapia mariae isolate MD_Pm_ZW linkage group LG20, Pm_UMD_F_2, whole genome shotgun sequence genomic region:
- the LOC134618729 gene encoding mitochondrial glutamate carrier 1-like — protein MAQQQQISLPAKLINGGIAGMVGVTCVFPIDLAKTRLQNQRSGQQIYKNMMDCLVKTVKSEGYFGMYRGAAVNLTLVTPEKAIKLAANDFFRHMLSKDGGKLTVFKEMLAGCCAGMCQVIVTTPMEMLKIQLQDAGRIAAQQRVMPTVVTTLKMGGTSAVLSRSYNTIPGPQAMRISAIQITRELLRTKGVTGLYRGLGATLMRDIPFSVVYFPLFAHVHQLGQHSSDDPSVPFYWSFLSGCLAGSIAAVAVSPCDVVKTRLQSLRKGTNEETYSGVVDCIRKILRKEGPGAFLKGATCRALVIAPLFGIAQVVYFVGVGEFLLGYTPYNICSA, from the exons ATGGCCCAGCAACAACAGATAAG TCTACCAGCCAAACTGATCAATGGAGGGATTGCAGGCATGGTAGGAGTCACCTGTGTGTTCCCAATCGACTTGGCCAAGACCCGCTTGCAGAACCAGCGCAGTGGGCAGCAAATCTACAAGAACAT GATGGACTGCCTAGTGAAGACAGTTAAATCTGAAGGGTACTTTGGCATGTACAGAG GTGCTGCAGTAAATCTAACCCTGGTAACCCCAGAGAAAGCCATCAAACTAGCTGCTAATGATTTCTTTCGCCACATGTTGAGCAAAGATGG TGGTAAGTTGACAGTGTTCAAGGAGATGTTGGCGGGATGCTGTGCGGGGATGTGCCAGGTCATTGTCACCACACCCATGGAGATGCTCAAGATCCAGCTGCAGGATGCAGGCAGGATAG CTGCCCAGCAGAGAGTGATGCCCACTGTTGTAACAACTCTGAAGATGGGCGGGACCAGTGCAGTTCTTAGCCGTTCCTATAACACCATCCCTGGGCCTCAAGCCATGCGAATTTCTGCCATACAGATCACCAGAGAGCTGCTGAGGACCAAGGGTGTTACAGGACTATACAGGGGTCTTGGGGCCACATTGATGAG GGACATCCCATTCTCTGTTGTGTACTTTCCTCTTTTTGCACATGTGCACCAGCTTGGCCAGCATTCATCTGACGACCCATCCGTCCCTTTCTATTGGTCCTTTTTGTCTGGCTGCTTGGCTGGATCCATTGCCGCTGTGGCTGTCAGTCCTTGTGATG TTGTCAAAACAAGGCTCCAGTCACTCAGAAAAGGAACTAATGAAGAAACGTACAGTGGCGTAGTGGACTGTATCAG GAAGATCCTGAGAAAAGAGGGTCCTGGAGCTTTCCTCAAGGGAGCTACTTGCCGGGCCCTTGTCATAGCCCCACTCTTTGGCATTGCACAGGTTGTGTACTTTGTGGGTGTTGGAGAGTTCCTGCTGGGGTACACACCCTACAACATCTGctctgcataa
- the LOC134619255 gene encoding LOW QUALITY PROTEIN: follitropin subunit beta-like (The sequence of the model RefSeq protein was modified relative to this genomic sequence to represent the inferred CDS: inserted 1 base in 1 codon) has translation MPLFALKSLLLCVLMVGAVYTCMLKNYTLWIEKQDCTQCVAINTTICSGYCYTQDTNLRGRFGRTFLIQRSCVPLSLVYRAAHIPGCPKDVNPQLYYPAAHCCSCRRCDTRTHRCVRTSRIPYDQCFTTLDSVKKQNXVCFGNLTIFQYKQQHACTEVIQLLMKMTTSVSVC, from the exons ATGCCTCTGTTTGCATTGAAATCCTTGCTGTTGTGTGTGCTGATGGTTGGTGCGGTGTATACCTGTATGCTGAAGAATTATACTTTATGGATTGAGAAGCAAGACTGCACCCAGTGCGTGGCCATCAACACTACTATCTGCAGTGGCTATTGTTACACCCAG GACACTAATTTGAGGGGACGATTTGGGAGGACTTTCTTGATCCAGCGTAGCTGTGTTCCTCTTTCCTTGGTGTACCGGGCTGCCCATATTCCTGGTTGTCCCAAGGATGTCAACCCACAGCTGTATTATCCCGCAGCCCACTGCTGCAGCTGTAGGCGCTgtgacacacgcacacaccgtTGCGTCCGGACCAGCCGTATCCCTTATGATCAGTGCTTCACGACACTTGACAGTGTGAAGAAACAGA CAGTCTGCTTTGGAAATCTCACAATATTCCAATACAAGCAGCAGCACGCTTGCACGGAAGTGATTCAGCTATTAATGAAAATGACTAcgagtgtttctgtgtgttga
- the tspan2b gene encoding tetraspanin-2 encodes MGKVEGGMKCVKYLLFVFNFIFWLMGSFVLAVGLWLRFDPETVSLLSGDKAPDTFFIGVYILIGAGGLVMLVGFFGCCGAVRESQCLLGSFFACLLIIFGSEVAAGVFGFLNKDTIIEDVQNFYAKTYNENSNGTLILSYQKVLSCCGTIENRCPDAEKDTRDCETGIKDFFNSKLFIVGYVGIGIAGVMIIGMIFSMVLCCAIRNSREVI; translated from the exons ATGGGGAAGGTGGAGGGAGGAATGAAATGCGTGAAGTACCTGCTGTTCGTGTTCAACTTCATATTCTGG CTGATGGGCTCCTTCGTTCTGGCAGTGGGACTGTGGCTACGTTTCGACCCAGAAACTGTTTCTCTGCTCAGCGGCGATAAGGCACCAGATACCTTCTTCATTG GTGTGTACATACTTATTGGTGCCGGCGGTCTGGTGATGCTGGTCGGTTTCTTTGGCTGCTGTGGAGCCGTTAGAGAATCACAGTGCCTGCTGGGTTCA TTCTTTGCCTGCCTGCTGATCATCTTTGGGTCTGAGGTGGCAGCAGGAGTGTTTGGATTCTTAAACAAAGACACG ATAATTGAAGATGTCCAGAACTTCTACGCAAAAACCTACAATGAAAACAGCAACGGCACTTTGATCCTCTCTTACCAGAAAGTG CTGAGCTGTTGTGGAACTATAGAAAACCGATGCCCTGATGCTGAAAAAGACACCAGG GACTGCGAGACGGGCATCAAAGACTTCTTCAACAGTAAACTCTTCATCGTCGGATACGTGGGCATAGGAATTGCTGGTGTCATG ATCATTGGGATGATTTTCAGTATGGTGCTCTGCTGTGCCATTCGCAACAGCAGGGAGGTCATCTAA